Below is a window of Rhodoglobus vestalii DNA.
CAAAACGTGGGAATAACACACCTCCGATCGCAGTTGTCTCAGGCACTGCACAGTGGTGCAGATTCGGCGGTTTGCAATTCGGCTCGCTTTCATGCAAACTGTGCCCGCCGATTCCGGTGATTCAACGTAAAACAGAAGTGGATGGGCATGGCCACCGACTACGACGCACCTCGTAAGACCGACGACGACTCCGAGTCGATCGAGGCTCTTAAAGAGCGTGTTCCAGACAAGATGTCGGGCTCGGTTGATGTCGACGATTCAGACAACCCTGCGAACTTTGAACTCGCAGGGGCAGACCTCTCTGACCTCGACCTCGATGTGGTTGTTCTGCCTCCCCAGGCCGACGAATTCACCTGCGTAAATTGCTTCCTCGTGAAGCACCGCTCGCAGGTCGACCACAGCACCAAGCTCGGCGCTATTTGTTTGGAGTGCGCAGCTTAGCCTTCACGATCGCTTCGCTCAGCAACTCGGGAGTGCGGCTCGACAACAACCAATAGGGTGTCGGGTCGCTCTCATCGAGGATTTCTAGCTTTGCGACCGCGGAAACCCAACCCCGGATTAGCAGCCACGCACGCGCATCAAGGCGCTGTCCGCGTTCGAGGGTGGCCTCTGCACCGTCAAAGGTCAAAACCGTGCCGATGGTAGCAATCGGTAGTCGTGCTTTCCCGGCGCGAAGTTCCGTCTCATCAACCTCGATGGTGGGTGCTGAAGCCAACAGGAACAGCACTATGCCGCCATACAGAATGGCAGCGGTGATGTAGCCCGCAATGATATTTATTGGCATGAAGACCAAAATGCTTGCGGGAATGGTGAGAGCGGTGCTCAAGTACAACCACGCGGTTGGCCACAAACGTTCACGGTAGATAATCACTTCTCCATTACACACTGATTTTGTTGTCTGCGTTGCGAGCTCACGGCACTTCTGCACTAGCCTCGACTCGTGGTTGACAACGTTGAGGTACTTATCTCCGGGGGACAAGTGCCGCAGTATGCCCACCCCGGCGATGCTGGCGCAGACCTGTACGCAGCGAGCAGTCACACGCTCGCTCCGGGCGAACGAGGCACTGTTGCCACCGGGGTATCGCTGGCACTTCCCGACGGGTATGTCGCTTTTGTTGTTCCCCGTAGCGGGCTGGCGGCGCACCATGGCATCACAGTGGTGAACAGCCCTGGAACCGTGGATGCTGGCTATCGCGGGGAAATTCGTGTCACTTTGCTAAATACTGATGCAGCATCCACTTTCGAAATCGAGCCGGGCGATAGAATCGCGCAACTGATCGTTATGCCGGTGTCCCGAGCTCGTTTTGTCCCGGTTTCGACACTTCCCGGCAGTCATCGCGGTACCTCAGGCTTTGGCTCGACTGGATTCCGTGCAGATTCAACCCAACAAGGAGCTAGTTCGTGAGCGACACCACAGAATCTCTTGAACCTCAAGATCATCCCAAGTCCGCACCGGAGAACCGTTCTAGCGACGGTCCGCTCGATGAGAGCGAAGCCAATGCGGTTCGGCCCTACGTGGACCTGGGAGGCGTGAAGATTTTGCCACGGGCGGAACTCCATTTGCGCCTCGAAGTGGAAGAGGCGAGCAAGCGCGTGGTTGCTGTTGGACTTGATTACTCCGGTTCGACTCTTCAGATTCAACCATTTGCCGCGCCGCGCTCCAGCGGGCTCTGGCACGAGATTCGTGAACAGATTATCGATCAGGTGAAAACTCAGGGAGGAACAACAAAGGTTTCCGAGGGTCCATTCGGCCCAGAAGTTTTTGCCGAGATTCCGGTGGCCGGTGGCAAGCCAGAAGAAAAACGCACCGCTCGCTTTGTTGGCGTCGACGGGCCGCGGTGGTTCTTGCGCGGTGTAATTGCCGGTGACGCTCTCGCCAGTGCGGATTCGGCGGGCAAAATTGAGGACCTGTTCCGTTCCATTGTGGTGGTTCGGGGCAACACGCCGATGCCCCCGCGCGATCTGATCCCGCTTCATATGCCGGCGACGGGTGAGAAAGTAACCCAGGCGTGAGCTCGACCGACGACGCGCCTGAGGCGGTCAATAAAGCTTCGTCTCCGCCAGAACCGTCTGTCCGTGAAGCATTAGAGACGGCCGCGCGCCGATCAGCGGTAGGTCAAGTGGCCCCGGGGGAAACCCCCACTGCCGGTGCGCTGCTTACGGCGATGGGCGGAATCCGAGGGCTCATCGAATCGATCGTGCCGGGACTGAGCTTCTTGGTCATTTTCACACTGACTCAGCAACTGATGATCTCGGTCGTCGTTCCCGTGATTGTGTCGCTAGTATTCGTGGCTGTTCGGCTGGTTTCTCGCACTCCAGTTGCTTCGGCCCTTGTTGGAGTGCTCGGCGTTGCACTTTCGGCGGGACTTGCTCTGATTACGGGACGCGCTGAAGACAATTTTCTTCTTGGCTTCGTTATCAATGCGGTGTTCCTTGCCGCAATTGTCGTCAGTCTGATTGCACGCAGGCCGCTGGTCGGAGTGATTGCTTCCCTCGTCGTGAGCGAGGCGAATGACTGGCGTGAAGACAAAGCAAAGTTCCGCGTGGCTCTCATCGCGACGTTCGTCTGGGCCGGACTGTTCGCCGTGCGGCTTGCGGTTGAGGTGCCACTGTACTTTGCGCAGGCGACTCAGGCATTAGCCACGATGAAGCTGCTCTTGGGTGTCCCGTTGTATGCGGCTGTGCTGTGGGTGACGTGGTTGCTGATGCGCGCGGCTTACAGCAATCGAGCATCCGAGTAGTCCGTGACTGTTGCCGTGGCAACTCAGTGCGTGGTGAGCAATAGTGTATATTTATCTTGACATCAAGATACTTTGGGCTTCGAGCGCAATCTACACACCGCGAATCAGCCTTTAGGCTTACCTTGCTGGATGCAGTGCACGCTCCGCGCAAGGATTAACGAACCGTAGCAAGGGAGATGACAGTGTCGACAGTCAATAGTTTTGGGTCGAAAGACACGCTCACAGTCGGATCAACCGACTACGAGGTGTTCCGCATCGACAAGGTGGCGGGGTACGAAAAACTGCCATTCAGTCTTAAGGTGTTACTCGAAAACCTCCTTCGCACAGAAGATGGAAAGAACGTCACTGAAGCGCACATAAGGTCACTGAGCTCGTGGGTTCCTAGTGCTGAGCCGGATACCGAGATCCAGTTCACGCCCGCACGTGTTGTCATGCAGGACTTCACCGGGGTTCCCTGCATTGTTGACCTCGCGACCATGCGCGAGGCCGTTGCAGAACTAGGTGGAGACCCCACCAAAATCAACCCTCTTGCCCCGGCCGAGCTTGTGATCGACCACTCGGTGATCGCCGACCTCTTTGGCAGCGCAGATGCTCTCGAACGCAACGTCGAACTCGAGTATGAGCGCAACGGCGAGCGCTACCAGTTCCTGCGCTGGGGACAGTCAGCCTTCGATGACTTCAAGGTTGTTCCTCCCGGAACCGGAATCGTTCACCAAGTGAACATCGAGCACCTTGCGCGCGTTACGTACACGCGTGAAGTCAACGGCAAGACTCGCGCTTTCCCTGACACTCTCGTCGGCACCGATTCGCACACCACAATGGTCAACGGCCTCGGAGTTCTTGGATGGGGCGTTGGCGGCATCGAGGCTGAGGCAGCGATGCTTGGCCAGCCCGTCTCGATGCTCATCCCTAAGGTTGTCGGCTTCAAGCTGAGCGGATCAATCCCCGCCGGCGTCACCGCAACCGACGTCGTTCTCACGATCACCCAGATGCTCCGCTGGCACGGTGTCGTCGGCAAGTTTGTGGAGTTCTACGGTGAAGGCGTCGGTGCAGTGCCTCTCGCCAACCGCGCCACCATCGGAAATATGAGCCCCGAGTTCGGATCCACCGCCGCAATGTTCCCGATTGACGACGTCACACTCGACTACCTGCGCCTCACGGGCCGCAGCGAAGAGCAAGTCAATCTCGTCGAGGCGTACTCAAAGCTGCAGTCTCTCTGGCACGACCCCAGTGTTGAGCCCAACTACAGCGAGTACCTCGAGCTCGACCTCGGGACTGTTGTTCCGTCGATCGCCGGACCCAAGCGTCCGCAAGACCGTGTCGAGCTGACCAATGCAAAGAGCCAGTTCGAGATCGATCTCAACAACTACGCATCGACGGATCACTCCAAGGTCGATGCCGCAGTTGAAGGCACCTTCCCGGCATCCGACCCCATTGGCCTGACGCCACAGGATGAAGATTCGGCGCACGAGCGTTCGCACAGTCACCCCAGTCACGCGCCATCCACCGCCTCGAAGCCCACCTCGGTGAGCGTTGATGGCGGAGACTCCTTCACGATTGATCACGGCGCGGTTGCGATCGCAGCGATCACGTCGTGCACCAACACGTCGAATCCGTCCGTGATGCTCGCTGCTGGCCTTCTGGCCCGTAACGCTGCAGCAAAGGGATTGAAATCGAAGCCGTGGGTCAAGACGACACTGGCGCCTGGCTCAAAGGTAGTCACCGACTATTACGCGAAGTCGGGGTTGGACGTCTCGCTTGAGGCGCTCGGCTTCTATACCGTCGGTTATGGCTGCACCACGTGTATCGGTAACTCCGGGCCGCTCGAGGACGAGATTTCTGCGGCGATCAACGAGAACGATCTCGCTGTCACCGCGGTTCTCTCCGGTAACCGCAACTTCGAGGGTCGCATCAACCCTGACGTGAAAATGAACTACCTCGCGAGCCCGCCGCTCGTTATTGCTTATGCACTCGCCGGGTCGATGAACTTCGACTTTGGTAGCGACGCACTCGGCCAAGATCAGGACGGCAACGATGTCTTCTTGAAGGACATCTGGCCCGACGCATCCGAAGTTCAGGCCACGATCGACTCGTCAATTGACCGTGACATGTTCATCCACGAGTACGCGGGCGTGTTTGATGGCGATGAACGCTGGCAGAACCTATCGACGCCGACCGGGTCCACCTTCGAGTGGGATGACGAGTCGACCTACGTTCGCAAGCCTCCGTACTTTGACGGTATGACCATGGAGATCACGCCGGTCAGCTCGGTCACCGGCGCTCGCGTTCTTGCTAAGCTCGGCGACTCGGTGACGACTGACCACATCAGCCCCGCTGGTTCGATTAAGGGAGATAGCCCGGCCGGCCAGTACTTGACTGAGCACGGCATCGATCGCAAGGACTTCAACTCCTACGGTTCGCGTCGTGGAAACCACGAAGTAATGATTCGCGGAACGTTCGCGAACATTCGCCTCAGGAACCAGCTGTTGGATGGCGTTGAGGGCGGTTACACGCGTGACTTCACGACGCCGGATGCCGAGCAGTCGTTCATTTATGACGCCGCTCAGAACTACGCGGCGCAGAATACTCCGCTGGTCGTGCTGGGCGGCAAAGAGTATGGGTCGGGTTCGTCGCGTGACTGGGCTGCGAAAGGTACGAGCTTGCTGGGAGTCAAGGCCGTCATCTGCGAGAGTTTTGAGCGTATTCACCGCTCAAACCTGATCGGTATGGGCGTTCTTCCACTGCAGTTCCCCGAAGGACAATCATGGGAGTCGCTGGGTCTCGATGGAACTGAGAGCATCAGCATCTCGGGGGTCGAAGAGCTCAACGACGACCGCATCCCCGGCACGCTGCATGTAGTAGCTGAGCCGACCGCGCACTCACCTGCCGGCAAGTTAACGGTGGAGTTCGATGCGAAGCTTCGTATCGACACCCCGGGTGAAGCGGACTACTACCGCAATGGCGGAATCCTGCAGTACGTTCTGCGTTCACTCGTCTAAGGAGAAGCCCGTTTGTCAGGGGCGCGTGTCGAGAGCATTGGCTCTCGACACGCGCCTTGTGCGTTCAGCTGAATATCAATTGCGATGCCGCAAAACCTCATGCACATTTGTTCACGAGCTCACAAAAACGCCTAGACTCTTGCTATGAATTTACTCGCGGGAATCACTGGTCCCCGAGATCTTGATGGTCTCTCCACCGGCCAGCTCACCGAGCTAGCCCAAGAGATTCGTGAATTTCTCATCGAGAATGTCTCGCGCACGGGGGGGCATTTAGGGCCCAATTTGGGCGTTGTGGAGTTGACGACGGCCATTCACCGCGTCTTCGATTCACCACACGATGCCATTGTTTTCGACACCGGCCATCAGAGCTACGTGCACAAAATTCTCACCGGTCGAAAAAACTTCGGAAGACTGCGTTCTGAAGGAGGTCTTGCTGGCTACCCTCAGCGCTCAGAGTCCGAGCATGACATCGTCGAAAGCTCCCACGCCTCCAGTTCCCTTTCTTGGGCAGACGGCATCTCTCGCGCTTTCGAAATGACGGGCCAGGGGGATCGTCACGTCGTTGCTGTGGTCGGTGATGGTGCTTTGACCGGCGGGATGACATGGGAGGCACTCAACAACATCAGCGACGACAACAGCCGCAAGCTCATCATCGTTGTCAACGACAACGGTCGCTCATACGCCCCAACGATCGGTGGAGTGGCCCACTTTCTCAATAGCGTGCGCACTCGTCGCTCCTACCGTTCACTGCACAGCTCAAGCGAACGCTTCTTCGGTGCGTTTGGTGGGCCTGGCCGCGCACTTCACCGCGGAATCCGCGGTGGTGCGCACGGTTTTCTTTCGCGTTTCAGCAACAATGAAGCACTCTATTCGAACTTGGATATCAAGTATCTCGGTCCCGTACACGGTCATGACATCGCGGCGCTCACCGAGGTGCTTGAACAGGCGAAATCTCATGGCGCACCGGTCATCGTGCATGCGATCACTGAGAAAGGCCGTGGCTATCAACCGGCCATTCTCGACGTTGCCGACCAGTTTCACGCTGTTGGACAAATTGATCCCGTGTCGGGCGAGCCAATTCAGGTCGGAGGAGCGGCCTCATGGACCTCCGTTTTCTCTGAAGAGATCGTTGCCCTTGCCGATGAAAACCCACGATTGGTAGGGATTACCGCCGCGATGCTGCGCCCGACAGGGCTTCACCAGTTTGCAGAGAAGTATCCGAAACGTGTGCATGACGTGGGCATCGCGGAACAGCACGCAGTGACCTCTGCCGCGG
It encodes the following:
- a CDS encoding DUF3093 domain-containing protein; the protein is MIIYRERLWPTAWLYLSTALTIPASILVFMPINIIAGYITAAILYGGIVLFLLASAPTIEVDETELRAGKARLPIATIGTVLTFDGAEATLERGQRLDARAWLLIRGWVSAVAKLEILDESDPTPYWLLSSRTPELLSEAIVKAKLRTPNK
- the dxs gene encoding 1-deoxy-D-xylulose-5-phosphate synthase, producing the protein MNLLAGITGPRDLDGLSTGQLTELAQEIREFLIENVSRTGGHLGPNLGVVELTTAIHRVFDSPHDAIVFDTGHQSYVHKILTGRKNFGRLRSEGGLAGYPQRSESEHDIVESSHASSSLSWADGISRAFEMTGQGDRHVVAVVGDGALTGGMTWEALNNISDDNSRKLIIVVNDNGRSYAPTIGGVAHFLNSVRTRRSYRSLHSSSERFFGAFGGPGRALHRGIRGGAHGFLSRFSNNEALYSNLDIKYLGPVHGHDIAALTEVLEQAKSHGAPVIVHAITEKGRGYQPAILDVADQFHAVGQIDPVSGEPIQVGGAASWTSVFSEEIVALADENPRLVGITAAMLRPTGLHQFAEKYPKRVHDVGIAEQHAVTSAAGLAYGGLHPVVALYATFMNRAFDQVLMDVALHRAGVTFVLDRAGVTGPDGASHHGMWDLALLQVVPNIRIAAPRDAPRLREELGEAVAVDDAPTVIRFAKGMVGTEFDAVRRTEDGVDVLREDEQHDVLIVTVGSMAKTGLQVAESLAAQGIGATVIDPRWVVPVAQSVIDFSAEHRIVITIEDGVRVGGIGTRIRQDMRAQGVDTAVNELGLPAEFLDHGSRDYILDQVGLTPQHIARDVVAQVLGSKIPIARPLSGVDAQEFSIPAERG
- a CDS encoding DUF3159 domain-containing protein — its product is MSSTDDAPEAVNKASSPPEPSVREALETAARRSAVGQVAPGETPTAGALLTAMGGIRGLIESIVPGLSFLVIFTLTQQLMISVVVPVIVSLVFVAVRLVSRTPVASALVGVLGVALSAGLALITGRAEDNFLLGFVINAVFLAAIVVSLIARRPLVGVIASLVVSEANDWREDKAKFRVALIATFVWAGLFAVRLAVEVPLYFAQATQALATMKLLLGVPLYAAVLWVTWLLMRAAYSNRASE
- the acnA gene encoding aconitate hydratase AcnA; this translates as MSTVNSFGSKDTLTVGSTDYEVFRIDKVAGYEKLPFSLKVLLENLLRTEDGKNVTEAHIRSLSSWVPSAEPDTEIQFTPARVVMQDFTGVPCIVDLATMREAVAELGGDPTKINPLAPAELVIDHSVIADLFGSADALERNVELEYERNGERYQFLRWGQSAFDDFKVVPPGTGIVHQVNIEHLARVTYTREVNGKTRAFPDTLVGTDSHTTMVNGLGVLGWGVGGIEAEAAMLGQPVSMLIPKVVGFKLSGSIPAGVTATDVVLTITQMLRWHGVVGKFVEFYGEGVGAVPLANRATIGNMSPEFGSTAAMFPIDDVTLDYLRLTGRSEEQVNLVEAYSKLQSLWHDPSVEPNYSEYLELDLGTVVPSIAGPKRPQDRVELTNAKSQFEIDLNNYASTDHSKVDAAVEGTFPASDPIGLTPQDEDSAHERSHSHPSHAPSTASKPTSVSVDGGDSFTIDHGAVAIAAITSCTNTSNPSVMLAAGLLARNAAAKGLKSKPWVKTTLAPGSKVVTDYYAKSGLDVSLEALGFYTVGYGCTTCIGNSGPLEDEISAAINENDLAVTAVLSGNRNFEGRINPDVKMNYLASPPLVIAYALAGSMNFDFGSDALGQDQDGNDVFLKDIWPDASEVQATIDSSIDRDMFIHEYAGVFDGDERWQNLSTPTGSTFEWDDESTYVRKPPYFDGMTMEITPVSSVTGARVLAKLGDSVTTDHISPAGSIKGDSPAGQYLTEHGIDRKDFNSYGSRRGNHEVMIRGTFANIRLRNQLLDGVEGGYTRDFTTPDAEQSFIYDAAQNYAAQNTPLVVLGGKEYGSGSSRDWAAKGTSLLGVKAVICESFERIHRSNLIGMGVLPLQFPEGQSWESLGLDGTESISISGVEELNDDRIPGTLHVVAEPTAHSPAGKLTVEFDAKLRIDTPGEADYYRNGGILQYVLRSLV
- a CDS encoding DUF3710 domain-containing protein yields the protein MSDTTESLEPQDHPKSAPENRSSDGPLDESEANAVRPYVDLGGVKILPRAELHLRLEVEEASKRVVAVGLDYSGSTLQIQPFAAPRSSGLWHEIREQIIDQVKTQGGTTKVSEGPFGPEVFAEIPVAGGKPEEKRTARFVGVDGPRWFLRGVIAGDALASADSAGKIEDLFRSIVVVRGNTPMPPRDLIPLHMPATGEKVTQA
- the dut gene encoding dUTP diphosphatase gives rise to the protein MVDNVEVLISGGQVPQYAHPGDAGADLYAASSHTLAPGERGTVATGVSLALPDGYVAFVVPRSGLAAHHGITVVNSPGTVDAGYRGEIRVTLLNTDAASTFEIEPGDRIAQLIVMPVSRARFVPVSTLPGSHRGTSGFGSTGFRADSTQQGASS
- a CDS encoding DUF4193 domain-containing protein, encoding MATDYDAPRKTDDDSESIEALKERVPDKMSGSVDVDDSDNPANFELAGADLSDLDLDVVVLPPQADEFTCVNCFLVKHRSQVDHSTKLGAICLECAA